The genomic region TGTATGCTATCATCATTAGCTATTATTTTCTCCATCTCCTTTTTCACTTcagtcttcttctcttcatcctttttctcttcaacctttttcttcagtttctctttctctatctctatttGTTCCTCCTATGTGGCTATAGTGACTAGTGgtaattgttggattttgccaagatcaagaagtcattgaaatgtacaagatagagacataatatgggacaagaataaactgtattctcatcaatagaaaatgatcaacaactgttgttcaatagttacatacaatgtagatgagcctgcttatataggcaaggctagggatatgtatgagcacacaaatatgacatgtggctcaataagaaacaagggtaggtaggaaataggtgtgggtaggtaggagaaataatataatattccacatgaggtggatcatccaccgaaggtggaattatcactccataataagtggatatgatagtgtaataacaagatcaacaccataagaggtggaatttctcctacacacactatcccaatgtggcacaaacacccaagtgtctcatatccaaactactatgaaatgcattatcctaagtaaacttaagtaagtgtaataatatccatgatgaataattatttacaccaacacccccccttaagtgcaacttaggggaatgcacttaagtctacaatgcaactaagcaatgcaagatgggtcccggctacgaggccatgttaggtacccatgaacaaatgcaaatgcatgcaaaccaatgcaatgaaatctctcacaaagtggggaaagagagaaaaacccaatgggaaaaaaccctcccccaaaagagagatgaaagctatacaagagaactctcaaagaagtatgtgaggaacaaaaccccatgtgaggaaaaggtcccccccatacgagagaagaagagaagtcaaactgtgatcatccctcaatgaagaatctgcaccaatgatagaagctcgatgtatgaagaaactgctccacgaacgtcgaacaacattcctccccttaggaagaaacaaaaccaaaggtgtatccatgaagtctccccaatcatgaagggaagatgtatgaagaaaactcatgatgaaaggaatctctgaaaactactcaaatgtccccatgtcgatgctaaaagataccccttccaaagatggtaaactgtgccatactgctgaaaaaggaactccaacatctagtggagatgaatgtagaacaatgtccaaagactcatgtgtctcctcaaagcataaagagacctccaccaactgctgtacataagtatccacaatcatgtcaacctcgaaagaatgatcatgtagagaatgaacaagagggtcagagtgtgccctcgcaacaatcgaagaaggatcatcttcatcaaagagaagatgtatgtcatcaatgatgtctcccaaatctgcaatgtaggattccacaaacaaacctgcaatatctgtcatgtaatcatcccatgaatctgaagctggaagacaatgtatatcctgctgcactgaatcatatgaaggcaaaactgtcgcactatctgcatcatcaagtacaataggtgatgtgatatcaatatgagaagatgaaatagaagactcaagaacgggttcacatgtgagaatccccatgttcaagtgtccaaagttctcctcaaaatctgaatcatcacaataagtgtgatcaacatgtgtagaatcatcaaatgtgaaatcatcatcatcaacaaaatctgaaaaggagtataaccgagatgcatgatcaaccaccccagttgcaatgatagctctagtttccatgtctctaataaaaactgagtcaggtgtgaactccacaactctcttagttgtgccatgtgtgatttgatagatagaaaggagattgtttgtcaagtggggtacacacaacacatcattgaaggagttatccccaatgttaatagatcctttcccaatcacatccatgtatgtatgattgcccatcaaaatctgtggcatggtgcaaggctcaaatgtagagaacatagactgtgaagatgccatatgatgagaagcccctgaatctagaagccatctctttgaagtatgatttgttgtagcacatagagcttttccttttcttgttccaaaagagtgagtttttccacttgtagaagccatgaatgctttcccttttccttttgaatgtgaggaagtggaagttgatgaatcatccttcttgtagactttaggcaaatcaatgttatgctttttgatgatatgtgtgagctcatcaatcttcttagtatggcaacgatgttcctcatgaccaatctttttacaataagcacaagtaggtctctctctctttggtgaattatctctcttggaagaggacgaatctccttgttgtggagaagatggtgctttgtccttaggctttgattgccatttcttcttgtttgagttgtcctttccttgatttcctttgttcccttgatttgccactaatgcttgagacttagaagaagtcttaagaatgcccatgcttagcaacttagtttgttccatcatcaacatttcattgaaagcatcaaatgtaggcattttgtagcttgaacccattgtcatcctatgagtttggaaactagaaacaaatgctgcatattcttgtggaagcttccctatcaagttgaatatcaattgagtatccttcttatcaatgccacaatctttgagttgtgccctcaactcatttgccttagtgacataatcttgtatagtatcaaagttcttgggatctaacatggtgagatcactatcaatttgatatcccctaatctcatcaacttgaccatacaagtcttgaaacttttgccaagcatccttgattagagtgcatttctcaatatgaaaaatgagatcctttgatacatactttcttaaggtaccaattgccatgatatttttagtgagccaatctaagtgaccaactggatcagccttaggatcagctggagcaacaatagctccatcaatgtaatgagtgagtcctttttccataagtttactccatgcatcaattttccaagtagcatagttatgtggagttaagagaggaaacttagaagaacccatagcagcaaaaaggaaggaacacaagagcacaaaagcacaagagacaccccccaaattcaatcaatcaaagtacccccccaaaagtgatgattttggcactttatacttagtgcgattacaatgagccacttgcaaaacaaggcaaagtgggcttatgatgcaaattttacaacttctcaaatgagatacaagagacttcaatcaatagtgcaatgaatctaactgagattcaagcaaatatacaagtaccaaaagagccaaaaatggcctaaatctaaaagtacaatttctacttacaatgacatcaatctgatagcatcatgtgaaagtagacgaaaaaatacgcactttcaaaaaaaacggcacctgaaaaggaggtcgtatgaccccaaacgaagcctctgaagttgcaaaaactaggattactcagggacagtcaccaaaaactgcattttttgaaaaatccgtgcatcaaaatcaaaaaattctttcaccactgcggagagcacgaaattctagcccatttcaaaaaaaattgcacccaaaaaggagcaaaaatgagcaagttatggccatttgaagttgaactgcaaaatcaaaaatgcaaatgagagggggtcaaaaaatttccaaaccctgctgatgtggcactgacgtcagcaaaacactgggttaaatttgacggccgtatgaccgtcgccaaaacttcactCCCTGGCTGACTGTGCGTCCGTACCGTACAGACAGACTGCGTGGATAGCTGACTGGATatgttccgtactgtacggaatgtTGATGTGGCAGTGTTGATGTGGCAGTACGGATGATGTGTGGCACAGTACGGAAGTGATGACTGGGTTGCTAATGTGTCTGTCTGGTGTACTGAAGGTCCGCGTGGCTTGCCGAAGGCAAAGGACCTGCGGAGGCGAGGGCCGGGAAGCGGCGCTCGGGCTGAGCGGTGGGCGCAGGAGCCGAGCGCGGACAACGGCGGCGGGACGAGCAGCGTTGGGAGCGTGCCGGAGCGGAGACCGAGGGTGCCGGGTGCGGCGCCGGAGGAGCTTGGCGGGCGGCGGCGCGGACAAACGGGAGCGTCGGTGGCACGGAGGTGGTGGGAGCTACGGGAGCCAGAGGACGAAGCGGAGGACGCTCGCGGGAGGAGGCGGAGCCTGTGGTGCGCCAGAGTCCGGTGATCAGCGAGCGGAGGCCGCGGGCGGTGGGAGGAGCCGGTCGG from Cryptomeria japonica chromosome 3, Sugi_1.0, whole genome shotgun sequence harbors:
- the LOC131874167 gene encoding protein argonaute 2-like — protein: MTGLLMCLSGVLKVRVACRRQRTCGGEGREAALGLSGGRRSRARTTAAGRAALGACRSGDRGCRVRRRRSLAGGGADKRERRWHGGGGSYGSQRTKRRTLAGGGGACGAPESGDQRAEAAGGGRSRSGGGAGARSARPRRLSGTGAAGRTGNLQTCAAEMKNFFFAKK